From the genome of Pirellulales bacterium:
GCACCCTTTGGCGCGCCGCGGCGCAGCGCCCAGGCGGCGGCAAAAAAAATCGCCAGCACCAACACCAGGCTGGCGACGCCGGTCGTAATGCCCGTGGCGGGCCTGATCGGCCGGGCGGCGTTCGTGGGGGCGCCGTCGCCATCGGGCGCGGCGTGCCGCGGCGGCAACGGCAGGCCGCCCGCGTTCTGCCGCGTGGGCTTGGTCGGCTGACGCGCGGCAGGCTGCGCCGCGGTTGGCGGGCCGCTACCGCGAACTTCGGCAGCATACGCGGCACGCTCGACGCCGGAGGGGTCGGCCCGTACCGAACCAGCCAGCAAGGCAAGCTGGCAGGCGACGCAGGCGCCGATGATGAACATCGCGTTGCGCAGGGAACGGGCCGCGGAGGCCCGCGGCGTTGGAATTGGAACGAGTGGAAACGAAGTCATCAGCGGCATCCATGCCCATTGTGTCTTTTTATCGTCGTAGGGTGGGACCAGCGAGCTTGCGAGCGCCGGCCCACCGATTTGAGGCATCAGGTTTCAGGCGTCAGGCGTCAGGACTAAC
Proteins encoded in this window:
- a CDS encoding flagellar biosynthetic protein FliO, with amino-acid sequence MPQIGGPALASSLVPPYDDKKTQWAWMPLMTSFPLVPIPTPRASAARSLRNAMFIIGACVACQLALLAGSVRADPSGVERAAYAAEVRGSGPPTAAQPAARQPTKPTRQNAGGLPLPPRHAAPDGDGAPTNAARPIRPATGITTGVASLVLVLAIFFAAAWALRRGAPKGAAKLPAEVVEVLGRAPLAGRQFAYLVRCGNKLLLVHLTPGGAETLTEITEPAEVDRLAGLCRQAHPQSATASFRQVFQQFSRDKNTVEATE